CAAGGCGCCTCAGCTCCTCCTTGGATTCCGCGGCATTCACAAACCCCACGGGACAGCCTATCACCAGAGCCGGCCTGACCCCTTCCTTGATGAGCTCGCAAAGCACCAAGAGGGCAGAGGGAGCGTTGCCGATGACCACTATTGAAGCGTCGAGGCGAGGTCTGAGACTATGAAGGCCCGCGCTGCTCCGGGTTATGCCCCTCTCCTGTGCCAGATCCTCCCCGTATTCCAGCAGGCAATCCACCTGGCTCCGATGCCCCTTCTTCTGTATGCCCACCTGGACCATGCGAATGTCCGCGAAGATGGGCGCGCCCACCTTGAGCGCCCTGACGCCCGCGCCCACAGGGTCGTGCTGGAAGCGCAGCAGGTCGGCCATGGCGAAGTCGCCCACCGCCACGGAGCATCTTTGACGTATGCGGTCCTCAGGGCTTTGATCCCCTACCCTCTCACGGGCGAGCATTCGGCTTCGCCATGAGATGGAACGACCCTCTGGCGTGTCCGCGCCCAGGTCAATATACATACTTTCTGTGATATCCTCTCGGCGTGATGATCCCTTTGACATGATTCCCCTCCTTCCAGATCCTGCTATTCTCCCCCCCGATGATGACCGTGCAATGCATATCCACCATCCCATCGTCCTCGCAGAGCTGACCTAGAGTGGTAATGAACACGCATTCCTGCGGACGATAGGCGTTGCGCACCACCCCCACCGGCGTCTGCGGGGAGAGGTGCTTGAGAGCGATAGCGAGCGCCTTGGCTAGGTTTCCGCTCCTCCCCCGGCTGCGCGGATTGTACATGGCCACGGGCACCTTCATCTCAAAGGCCAAGTCCAGCCTCCGCTCCACCTCCTCCCAGGGAGTGAGGAGGTCTGACAGCGATATCACCACGAAATCGCCTGAAAGAGGCGCGCCCAGGCGTGCCGCGGCCGCGCTAGCGGCGGTTATCCCTGGCACCACCTCCACTTCAATTCCCGGCTCCTCTCTCTCCGCCAGCTCCAGCACTATGCTGGCCATCCCGTAGACCCCCGCGTCCCCACCGCTCACCAGAGTCACTGTCCTCTCCTTGGCCAGACGCAATGCCTCTCTGGCCCTCTCCACCTCTCTCCCCATGCCAGAAGAGATTACTTCCTTTCCCTCCAGCTCGTCCCTCACCAGGTCTAGATAAAGCTTGTGCCCCAGGACCACGTCCGCTATCCTAATAGCTTGACGTGCTTGGGGAGTCAGGAGCCCTACGTCCCCCGGGCCTGTCCCCACCACATAGAGCTTGCCTTTGCTTTCACTCCGCGATGGCGACTGTGACATTGCCCCTCGCCCTCCTCTCCAGGACCAATCTCTTGTGCCTCGAAATCGCCAGCGCCGCCGGTTCGGCCACGCCCTTCAGCCCGATCATCTCCGCCTTGGACGAGGAGCATCCCTGCTGCGAATTCAGCGTCTCGTCGTCGAGGAACAACAGGTTGCCGCCCAGGAGGCGCACTCCTTGTACTAGCCCTTTCTCGTCCTGCTTGCGTTCGGTGGTGGCATAGGCGAAGACATCTTCCTGACTAATCTTCGCCTCTTGAAAGGCTGAGGACACTGCCTCCCTAACCTCTTCTGCAGTCACGCCCCTGTTGCAGCCGATGCCCACGCAATACCTTCCCTTCCTCACCAAGAAGGAGACGCCTTCTCCCGCCAGAATCATTGCAGGACCGTGGATGGCGTACACGGGCACATCGCCCTTGAGAAAAGCTGAATTTACCGAAAGGGTGGAGGATCTGTTGACCACGTCCGCTCCGAAACGATAAGCCAGCTCCTCCACGGATTCGCGGCCTAGGGCGTCTGTCGCCGTGGATATTACAGGTATCATGCCTAACGAGGAAAGCTGCCTCGCTATCCTGTTAGCCCCGTGATGCCCTCCCAGTAAAGGTATGGCGAATCTCATGTCCGGCGTCACCACCACCACGGCCGCGTCCCTCCACTTATCCTTCAAAAGAGGGCAGAGCTTGCGCAAGACTATTCCCACGGCCATGATGGCCACCACCGCCTCGTACTCCTGGAATGCCTCCTCCAGAGCGCTGCCCTCAAGAGGGCGCGTATCGGCTCCCAGAGCACGAGCGACCCTCACGGCTGCCTCTTCGTGACTCGCATGCACTACCACTGTCCTCATGAGTACAGCACCGACCTCTCGTAACGGAGCTTTGGATCGACCACCTCACCGATGATGATGAGCGCGGAGCGCGAGATCCCTTCCCGT
This sequence is a window from Methanomassiliicoccales archaeon. Protein-coding genes within it:
- a CDS encoding precorrin-8X methylmutase, which encodes MSKGSSRREDITESMYIDLGADTPEGRSISWRSRMLARERVGDQSPEDRIRQRCSVAVGDFAMADLLRFQHDPVGAGVRALKVGAPIFADIRMVQVGIQKKGHRSQVDCLLEYGEDLAQERGITRSSAGLHSLRPRLDASIVVIGNAPSALLVLCELIKEGVRPALVIGCPVGFVNAAESKEELRRLDIPSISTEGTRGGTPVAVAAMNEIITIFAEGQRE
- the cobJ gene encoding precorrin-3B C(17)-methyltransferase; translation: MSQSPSRSESKGKLYVVGTGPGDVGLLTPQARQAIRIADVVLGHKLYLDLVRDELEGKEVISSGMGREVERAREALRLAKERTVTLVSGGDAGVYGMASIVLELAEREEPGIEVEVVPGITAASAAAARLGAPLSGDFVVISLSDLLTPWEEVERRLDLAFEMKVPVAMYNPRSRGRSGNLAKALAIALKHLSPQTPVGVVRNAYRPQECVFITTLGQLCEDDGMVDMHCTVIIGGENSRIWKEGNHVKGIITPRGYHRKYVY
- the cbiG gene encoding cobalt-precorrin 5A hydrolase, translating into MRTVVVHASHEEAAVRVARALGADTRPLEGSALEEAFQEYEAVVAIMAVGIVLRKLCPLLKDKWRDAAVVVVTPDMRFAIPLLGGHHGANRIARQLSSLGMIPVISTATDALGRESVEELAYRFGADVVNRSSTLSVNSAFLKGDVPVYAIHGPAMILAGEGVSFLVRKGRYCVGIGCNRGVTAEEVREAVSSAFQEAKISQEDVFAYATTERKQDEKGLVQGVRLLGGNLLFLDDETLNSQQGCSSSKAEMIGLKGVAEPAALAISRHKRLVLERRARGNVTVAIAE